In a single window of the Acetivibrio clariflavus DSM 19732 genome:
- a CDS encoding DUF2947 family protein, whose product MNFTTYRVSKLHYNDCDWGEPEKESQTVNFLQKNILIPEESKITFFWSESCSFETVWGIFLKYWTDFCYPSDDSNVIVIHNYPLAVIYIEDKLWIVQQIEYFGSD is encoded by the coding sequence ATTAATTTTACAACTTACCGTGTAAGTAAATTACACTATAACGATTGCGATTGGGGAGAACCAGAAAAAGAGTCTCAAACAGTTAATTTTTTGCAGAAAAATATTTTAATACCTGAGGAATCGAAAATAACTTTTTTCTGGAGTGAAAGCTGCTCATTTGAAACTGTTTGGGGTATTTTTCTTAAATACTGGACTGATTTTTGTTATCCAAGTGATGATAGTAATGTGATTGTTATACATAATTATCCGTTAGCTGTTATTTATATTGAAGATAAGCTTTGGATTGTTCAACAAATTGAATATTTTGGAAGTGATTAA